The genomic stretch TGACTTGCCCGCACCCAGTAGGTCGTGGAAGTGGAGGTAAATGGAGTAAAGCAAAGAAGTGGAGTGCGCATAAAGAAATGCAGGTATTACATGACGTTTCTTTCCTCTCGAAGTCTGAATATATAATAGTTCAGTTCAGTTACAGAGTGACTAGTGTTCCCATTTTTAATGACCAAGTCAAGCAGTGCTATTAATCGTCTGGCATATATGTTCAATGAAGGTATTTGGAGAACAGCGGGTGCGTAGGAATGTGCGTTAACATGTGCAAAATACCCACGCAAGACTTCTTCACCGACGAATTTGGGCTTCCATTAACTATGACCCCAAGTAGTACATATATActgtttgttttttgttttgttaccTTCCTTATTCTAAACATTTAAATGACCCAACACAAGTCCTGCTGCGCGCTGTTGGAAAATGCAGATTTCGAAGATATGAGCTGTGAGATGGTGTACGGGCAGGCTCCACCGCCATTTGAAGATGACCCGGCATCCAAACAACCTTGTTTTGCAGATATTTGTAAGCGCCAACTGCTAAAGGTTGGGAGGCTTGAAGGATGCATGTCATCTCCTTtcctaattaattaattattggGGTATATTTTGCAGGCTCTTTGGCAAATCCCAATTCGAGCGTCTGTCCCAAGCTGCAAACCTAACAGAAACAGCTCCTATTTCATTTCTTCGGGAAGTGTTGGGGGCCGTGACTATGGCGCGACATTCAAAAGTAACAGAAAAAGATCAAACTCGCAGGAATTGTTTGTTTGAACTAATGGGACTGCTCTATCTTTGACTAGCGAACTCGTAGTCGTAGCATTCCGCGTAATTAATGCATATAAGTTCGCCAATCACACTACTGTAATATGCTGGTTTCTGGTGTTGAGACTTTTTTTAACTCACTTTGATGACCTTGTCGTTTGTTTTCATTCCTTAGTCAGCACTTTGCTATAGGTTGaacagacaaaaaaaaaagaaagaaagtccAAGGTTGCAGACTCTCCCACAAATCCGACAAACATGCAAAAGAAAGTCCTTTAGAGGAATGcattttcctaaaaaaaaaaatatatatctcTTAAAAGGATTGTACTACAGTATTATAGAGAGAGAGGAAGCAACAAGTGCAGATGGTAGAATGGAATCCCATTTCCTCTGTATAACGTCGACATGAAATACTACCTACTGCTGCTACTGGTACTACTACTTCCAATTCCAATCCTGACAAAAAATTCAACAACAAATTGGTGCTGGCTTTGTAGGCTTCCAAGCACCCCTTCCACCTTGAATTACGCCTTCTTAATATAATCACATGCTCAAACAGCAGCATTTCTTATTCCCTCCTAAACCACCCCAAAATAAATACAAACAAGTACTGTAAATAAAATCACGCAGTCGCTGAGTTTGAAATTTGCGTTCCCAAAAGTCACATGATGAATCAAACATGCATCCTCCTTCACTTTCACGGGTCAAATCCAAGGCCCTTCCCTGTATGTCATATGACAgcatcacatttttttttttttttttgcatggaaGCAACTCAAAATTGCAATTATAGAGATCacagatttttatttttttaattttttttggggggggggggggggggggggttctTGGATTCCCCCCCTTTATCTATCCATAGCTGAACCGCAGCCCAGTGTGGATAAAATTTGTCCCGTCACGAACATGAATGAGAGGAAAACCTGGTGCTCGTTTGTAACTGTAGTGCACGGGATGATGCGAGTTTGAAAATGACTTCCATTCAAAGATTAATTTGTATTTGTCTTTTTTGACTGTCTCatactttttgtttttttttttgggggctaATTATTCTTCCCACCGTTACGGGCGGTAGCTTTTGCTTGTAAGTATTATGCTAGTAGTAGAGTTGTaggacacacacacacactattATCCGAATTGGCGCAGCTGAATCCGTCCGTGAATGGATGATGCGTCCAAGCTTTCAAACACACTACTCACTACTCACTCTCTCATGCACGCATTCACCAACGAACTTAACTACCCCCATTCTCCCATCCATCCAATTCTTCTTTCTATAAAGAGGAGGTGCCAAtgccaaaaaaacaaaaacatagTCTAGTGAATGCTTCGCTTCTAAAGGATAGAGCCTCCTTATAA from Coffea eugenioides isolate CCC68of chromosome 8, Ceug_1.0, whole genome shotgun sequence encodes the following:
- the LOC113779302 gene encoding beta-carotene isomerase D27, chloroplastic isoform X2, translating into MVVLTSFQAVQVHNQAAAIKCGYHPRLRLKNGTVSIRCGIAEPSGEPAPFGQKTKYKDGFFEKAFMTLFARKMEKFAAKSNKDGTPVEKKGWFDYDYESFVDVSKRVIQGRNRTQQQQVVREVLLSMLPPGAPAQVVEVEVNGVKQRSGVRIKKCRYLENSGCVGMCVNMCKIPTQDFFTDEFGLPLTMTPNFEDMSCEMVYGQAPPPFEDDPASKQPCFADICKRQLLKALWQIPIRASVPSCKPNRNSSYFISSGSVGGRDYGATFKSNRKRSNSQELFV